The Salegentibacter mishustinae genome includes a window with the following:
- a CDS encoding outer membrane beta-barrel protein, with protein sequence MKTNNIKADIKSAISGLAIVLALISVQGQALAQSKNEVSFYLQGSFSKLKYEALGQDSEMENGFGLGTNYAYYLTENWSLGTGAELQYMEGSISLPNVQGSFMTQDAEADEFEFRYRATNFAENQEVYFLNIPLQVQYESSGTVRFYTAAGVKAGLVLTSEYQSSATSLETSGFYPQYDVELTSPEFAGFGEFAAINNAESELDLKTNFVAHVESGVKLMLENSQSLYMGLFLDYGLNDIKPDASRERLIDYNTQNPTDFVFGSLLSSRRDINALQDQDEVKTLAFGIKLQYAFQF encoded by the coding sequence ATGAAAACTAATAATATAAAAGCAGATATTAAGAGTGCTATCTCAGGATTGGCAATAGTTCTCGCCCTAATCAGTGTACAAGGGCAGGCTTTAGCGCAATCTAAAAATGAAGTCTCATTTTATCTGCAGGGATCTTTTTCGAAGCTAAAGTATGAAGCTTTAGGGCAGGACAGCGAAATGGAAAATGGTTTTGGCTTAGGAACTAATTATGCTTATTATTTAACTGAAAATTGGAGTCTTGGCACAGGTGCCGAATTACAGTATATGGAAGGATCGATTTCTCTGCCCAATGTGCAGGGTTCTTTTATGACCCAGGATGCTGAAGCAGATGAGTTCGAATTTAGATACCGAGCTACTAATTTTGCAGAAAATCAGGAAGTGTATTTTCTTAATATTCCTCTCCAGGTTCAATATGAATCCTCTGGTACGGTGAGGTTTTATACGGCTGCCGGAGTTAAAGCAGGCTTAGTTTTGACTTCAGAATATCAAAGCTCGGCTACTTCGCTTGAAACCAGCGGCTTTTATCCTCAATATGACGTGGAACTCACCAGTCCTGAATTTGCCGGATTTGGGGAATTTGCTGCTATAAACAATGCTGAGTCTGAACTGGACCTGAAAACAAACTTTGTAGCACATGTGGAAAGCGGGGTAAAACTTATGCTAGAGAACAGTCAGTCGCTTTATATGGGGCTTTTTCTTGATTACGGACTAAATGATATTAAGCCTGATGCTTCTAGGGAAAGGCTTATTGATTACAATACTCAAAACCCGACAGATTTTGTCTTTGGCAGTTTATTATCTTCTCGGAGGGATATCAATGCATTACAGGATCAGGATGAAGTAAAAACTCTGGCTTTTGGTATAAAACTGCAATATGCATTTCAATTCTAA
- a CDS encoding helix-turn-helix domain-containing protein, translated as MKESTHPFMVSMHSLEAKIEQLTREFRIRQIKDPCLILLDNADFIQLFKISAKTAQNWREEGLIEFAQVKGKIYYSLKDIQAFINRHRKNRKYANS; from the coding sequence ATGAAAGAAAGCACCCATCCATTTATGGTTAGTATGCATTCCCTGGAAGCTAAGATTGAACAGCTCACCAGGGAATTCAGGATCAGACAGATCAAAGATCCCTGTCTCATCCTTCTGGATAATGCTGATTTTATCCAGCTATTTAAAATAAGCGCTAAAACAGCACAAAACTGGCGAGAAGAGGGGCTGATTGAATTTGCCCAGGTGAAAGGAAAGATCTACTACAGCCTCAAAGATATCCAGGCATTTATAAATCGTCACCGAAAAAACAGGAAGTATGCTAACTCTTAA
- a CDS encoding LamG-like jellyroll fold domain-containing protein, whose protein sequence is MKHNYFSNLFQRRKYPLLRFVLFSLLMSITFAGFAQSEGTDFPNSPTTNSAFTYVLAEGANTFSGSVNTPGDGQDNWQIQLPSGMEITSIEYSIQNNANISAGFFAFGPNQEAFAQFGPNFSGTINSANFFNQPGTYAAASVVNIAANAGWSVTFNVIGPPPCSSPDTPSLSLSENNICPGTSTTINISGNLNDATEWVIYTGSCGGIEVGSTAGTSFEVTPPNGDTTYYVRGEDGTGCVDETSGTCATITVNAGDNTPPSITCPTDIEIDNDAGTTVTFSTPVATDNCDIPQPAKANFTSLGVFNGKYYYISDNSFTPEAAFSDAESNGGNVVTINDASENSFINSVISVPSVIIGLTDKEVEGQFAWVNGEAVTYTNWAPGEPNNSNNEDYTELYSGGNWNDLPASISRPYILEVSSGVIQTAGLPTGSEFPIGTTTNTFKVTDASGNTSTCSFDVTVNDVEAPTGYSVSIDQSEIDENNQTGVSFTFVGAEVGSTYNYTFSSDNGGTNVTGSGTITAATDQVTGIDLSGLEDGTITLSVTLTDAALNEGAAVTDTKLKATNQAPVAVCKAFTAQLDTSGNVTISPNDVDGGSSDDKAGFILSIDKETFDCSNIGENTVELTITDSDGVKDTCTATVTVEDNTAPTAIAKDITVQLDENGKIVVEPGDVNNGSKDNCEIASLAFKENTTVYAQVDEGQNLTITLPEGKVVTSVDFASYGTPSGSNGDYTIGSCHATNSKSIVEDYALGENTFTIPATNTVFGDPCGGTYKRLYVVVSYENPNTGMTFTCNELGDNTVNLVVTDVNGNKSAATATVTVEDKTAPNAIAQDIAVQLDENGAASITAAQINNGSSDACGIDSMALDVYDFDCSNVGANAITLTVTDKNGNISEAQATVTVEDKIVPIAKTQDITVQLDGNGIASITADMIDNGSNDICGIAELRLDVVDFNCDNIGENNVTLTVEDNNGNISKATATVTVEDLMPPTVNTQDVTVYLDENGQASITGDYTVGPVAGQLEPQNSASTTAAVDCDCPEGYVAVGYEGSSGWILDDFRLMCKEVLADGSLGTEIIETCFSGSQTSLGNTKVLNDNEVLVGFQVIDGDYQHQQSSRTHVSVQGYGKSLKEVARGRLNSTENTVLGAISGSGTGTSNFVTTTKFAPAGQAIVGMSVNQTSGYSSSVSFKYAPINTLLSINNASFDNCEIASISADAYDFTCEDVGENTVTLTVTDVNGNESSTAATVTVEDNTAPTAIAKDITVQLDENGMAFITPEMINNGSSDNCTNPDALSFSLDKTEFNCENIESNNPSAIDFISENNSYFSTDATANIPVGTQERTISLWVNPDVSDFCWGCLVQQGNGDCTSKMFGLGMNENNKLVFWGGCDDYISNLDIPNDTWTYIAITFKNGLVTLYANGESESFPKPNINTTSSKLFVGRETVNNGASFRENFDGQIDEVRIYDRALNELEVEEDKASLAPLNGVVSSYTFDDKNGTDINDEEGNNNGTLVGSNEENFVEGILKQNQVTLTVTDQNGNSATATAIVTVEDNIAAEVLTQDITVQLDELGMATITPEMIDNGSNDACGIESLGLDITDFTCENIGENTVTLSATDVNGNESSATAVVTVEDNIAAEVLTQNITVQLDELGMASITPDMIDNGSNDTCGIESLGLDITDFTCENIGENIVTLTATDVNGNESSATALVTVEDNVAPIVETQSITVQLDANGVASITPEDIDNGSSDNCEIDTISLDITEFSCADVDNPVAVTLTVIDVNGNESSASATVTVEDNVAPVVETQSITVQLDANGVASITPEDIDNGSLDNCEIDTMSLDITEFSCADVDNPVTVTLTVIDVNGNESSATATVMVEDNVAPVVETQPITVQLDANGVASITPEDIDKGSSDNCEIDTMSLDITSFDCADVDNPVTVTLTVIDVNGNESSSTATVIVEDNVAPIVETQPITVQLDANGVASITPEDIDNGSSDNCEIDTMSLDVTEFSCVDVDNPVTVTLAVIDVNGNESSATATVIVEDNVAPVPDVAELQDVIVKCEVLTGRITAPTATDNCGVLTATTLDPLTYNEPGSYTITWNFDDGNGNTAMQTQNVIVEPSPLNEVTFDDANFVYNESEHRLEVKNLPEGASVDYTISSETGTQNGAINAGVYTVTANLSSGIETCPDTELTATLTILKAEAMITADATQTFTYDGTVKNVVAALNHSESDLTYTPEEGFIEVGIYPITISSAETENYLASTKEVSLVIEKAEITGVTFEGNTEPFVYNGNEQSIFVTGLPEAATVTYTNNGKTNAGTYTVTATVSQPGYEDLVLTANMLIEKASQSITFNELEDLDQLTDEYLQLDATSTSGLPVMYSYTYETEDPAATVGPRGFVRVLGGGQITITATQAGNQNYEAAASVVRTLTISGSEARLVNAVINGTPYSNPSEDIYYLIGCGNSEDEVQIELEHNLGATIDRDNIFTMSTPVPGIYRETVIVTSEDGNLSRTYNITVEKNFNFEDIVVQKFNNVLLVNNNPETNGGYKFVSYRWYKDGSVIGNGQYYSAGNNADDQLNADSSYYVVMETEDGEFLRTCTSAIQLRSSLNVALAPNPVNSGGTMELLADFPKDELETMNLSIHNLNGMLIKQMKSNNKSTSIALPYNLEMGVYILKIETKNIRRSLKFIIK, encoded by the coding sequence ATGAAACACAATTACTTTAGCAACTTATTCCAAAGAAGAAAATACCCGTTATTACGGTTCGTGCTCTTTTCGCTTTTAATGAGTATTACCTTCGCTGGTTTTGCCCAGAGCGAAGGCACTGATTTTCCTAATTCACCAACTACGAATTCAGCATTTACTTATGTACTTGCAGAAGGAGCAAATACTTTTTCAGGTTCTGTAAATACGCCAGGTGATGGCCAGGATAATTGGCAAATTCAACTTCCTTCTGGAATGGAGATCACATCTATTGAATATTCTATTCAAAATAATGCTAATATAAGCGCTGGTTTCTTTGCATTTGGTCCTAATCAAGAAGCTTTTGCTCAATTTGGTCCAAATTTTTCAGGAACTATTAATTCAGCCAATTTCTTTAATCAGCCAGGAACTTATGCGGCAGCTAGTGTAGTCAATATAGCCGCAAATGCAGGTTGGAGTGTGACATTTAATGTTATTGGACCCCCTCCTTGCTCATCTCCCGATACGCCAAGTCTAAGCCTTTCCGAAAATAATATATGCCCAGGAACTTCTACCACAATCAATATAAGTGGTAATCTGAACGATGCTACAGAGTGGGTTATTTATACAGGCTCTTGCGGAGGTATCGAGGTGGGTAGTACGGCTGGTACTTCTTTTGAAGTAACTCCGCCAAACGGGGATACTACCTATTATGTTCGTGGAGAAGATGGTACAGGCTGCGTAGATGAAACTTCAGGAACCTGCGCTACAATAACAGTAAATGCGGGAGATAATACTCCGCCTTCAATTACTTGTCCTACTGATATTGAGATTGACAATGATGCGGGAACTACTGTTACTTTTAGTACCCCTGTAGCAACAGATAATTGTGATATACCGCAACCGGCAAAAGCAAATTTCACCTCCTTAGGGGTTTTTAATGGTAAATACTATTATATTTCCGATAATTCATTCACCCCGGAAGCAGCATTCTCCGATGCTGAGTCTAATGGCGGAAATGTGGTGACTATAAATGATGCATCCGAAAACAGTTTTATAAACTCGGTTATAAGTGTACCATCTGTAATTATTGGTCTTACTGATAAAGAAGTAGAAGGACAGTTTGCTTGGGTTAATGGAGAAGCTGTAACCTATACTAATTGGGCGCCTGGCGAACCGAATAATAGTAATAATGAAGATTATACAGAATTATATTCCGGTGGAAATTGGAATGATTTGCCCGCTTCTATATCAAGGCCATATATTCTTGAAGTTAGTTCAGGAGTAATTCAAACAGCTGGTCTTCCTACTGGGAGCGAATTTCCAATAGGAACTACCACTAACACTTTTAAAGTAACTGATGCAAGCGGAAATACATCTACCTGTAGTTTTGATGTTACCGTTAATGATGTGGAGGCCCCTACAGGTTATTCGGTAAGTATAGATCAGTCTGAAATTGATGAAAATAACCAAACAGGTGTTAGTTTTACTTTTGTAGGTGCAGAAGTAGGATCTACCTATAATTATACCTTTAGCAGTGATAACGGCGGAACTAACGTGACTGGTTCAGGTACTATTACTGCGGCAACAGATCAAGTTACAGGGATAGACCTTAGTGGTCTTGAAGATGGAACAATCACTTTATCTGTAACACTAACCGATGCAGCTTTAAATGAGGGAGCTGCGGTGACAGATACTAAGCTTAAAGCTACTAATCAAGCCCCGGTTGCAGTATGTAAAGCATTTACTGCGCAATTGGATACTTCTGGCAATGTTACTATTTCTCCAAATGATGTAGATGGTGGATCAAGTGATGATAAAGCAGGATTTATTTTATCAATAGATAAAGAAACTTTTGATTGTTCTAATATAGGAGAGAATACGGTAGAATTAACAATAACCGATTCAGATGGTGTTAAAGATACTTGTACCGCTACTGTAACGGTAGAAGACAATACTGCTCCCACGGCAATTGCTAAAGACATAACTGTTCAATTAGATGAAAATGGGAAAATTGTAGTTGAACCAGGAGATGTTAACAATGGGTCTAAGGATAATTGTGAAATTGCAAGCTTAGCATTTAAGGAAAATACTACGGTATATGCACAAGTTGATGAAGGCCAGAATCTAACAATTACGCTTCCTGAAGGGAAAGTAGTGACATCTGTAGATTTTGCAAGTTATGGAACTCCCAGTGGTAGTAATGGAGATTATACTATTGGTTCTTGTCATGCCACAAATTCAAAATCAATAGTGGAAGATTACGCTTTAGGCGAGAATACTTTTACTATTCCTGCTACTAACACTGTATTTGGAGATCCATGTGGAGGTACTTATAAAAGACTTTATGTGGTAGTAAGTTATGAAAACCCAAACACAGGGATGACTTTCACCTGTAATGAGTTAGGCGATAATACAGTTAATCTGGTCGTAACCGATGTTAATGGAAATAAATCTGCTGCTACAGCAACAGTAACAGTTGAAGATAAAACGGCACCAAATGCCATAGCCCAAGATATCGCCGTTCAGCTTGATGAGAATGGCGCGGCTTCAATTACTGCTGCTCAAATCAATAATGGTTCTTCTGATGCCTGCGGAATTGACAGCATGGCCCTTGATGTCTACGACTTCGATTGTTCAAATGTTGGCGCTAACGCCATTACTTTAACAGTTACTGATAAGAATGGAAATATTTCTGAGGCCCAGGCAACCGTTACTGTAGAAGATAAGATAGTTCCTATAGCCAAAACTCAGGATATCACCGTTCAGCTTGATGGGAATGGCATAGCTTCGATCACTGCAGATATGATAGACAATGGCTCGAATGATATTTGTGGGATTGCTGAACTTAGGCTTGACGTGGTAGATTTTAACTGTGATAATATTGGAGAAAACAATGTAACTCTTACAGTAGAAGATAATAATGGTAATATCTCTAAGGCTACTGCTACGGTAACCGTCGAAGATTTGATGCCACCTACCGTTAATACTCAGGATGTGACCGTATATTTAGATGAGAATGGACAGGCTTCAATCACCGGTGATTATACTGTAGGACCTGTTGCCGGTCAGCTTGAGCCTCAAAATAGCGCTAGTACAACTGCTGCTGTAGATTGTGATTGTCCAGAAGGTTATGTGGCCGTTGGTTATGAAGGCTCTTCAGGTTGGATTTTAGATGATTTCAGATTGATGTGTAAAGAAGTATTGGCAGATGGTAGCCTGGGAACAGAAATAATTGAAACCTGTTTCAGTGGCTCTCAAACCAGTTTAGGAAACACTAAAGTTTTAAATGATAATGAAGTCCTGGTTGGATTCCAGGTTATAGATGGAGATTATCAACATCAGCAATCCTCCAGAACTCACGTGAGTGTTCAGGGATATGGAAAGTCTTTAAAAGAAGTAGCCAGAGGAAGACTCAATAGTACTGAAAATACTGTTTTAGGGGCTATAAGTGGTTCTGGAACAGGAACATCAAACTTCGTGACCACTACTAAATTTGCTCCTGCTGGTCAGGCCATTGTTGGAATGTCTGTAAATCAAACTTCTGGATATTCATCATCCGTAAGTTTTAAGTACGCACCAATTAATACCTTATTAAGTATAAATAATGCATCATTTGATAATTGTGAAATCGCTTCTATTTCCGCAGATGCTTACGATTTTACCTGCGAAGATGTTGGTGAAAATACCGTAACGCTAACGGTGACCGATGTGAACGGTAATGAATCTTCTACTGCTGCAACAGTAACTGTAGAAGACAATACTGCTCCCACGGCAATTGCTAAAGACATAACTGTTCAATTAGATGAAAATGGGATGGCTTTTATTACTCCGGAAATGATCAACAATGGAAGTAGTGACAACTGTACTAACCCTGATGCTCTTAGCTTTAGTTTAGATAAGACTGAATTTAATTGTGAAAATATTGAATCGAATAATCCTTCGGCTATCGATTTTATCAGTGAAAATAACTCCTATTTTTCTACAGATGCAACAGCTAATATTCCTGTAGGTACTCAGGAAAGAACCATTAGTTTATGGGTCAACCCCGATGTTTCTGATTTTTGTTGGGGATGTTTAGTACAGCAAGGAAATGGTGATTGTACCAGTAAAATGTTTGGACTGGGAATGAATGAAAATAATAAACTTGTTTTCTGGGGAGGTTGTGATGATTACATTTCGAACCTGGATATTCCTAATGACACATGGACTTACATTGCGATTACCTTTAAAAACGGATTGGTTACGCTATACGCAAATGGAGAGTCTGAATCATTCCCTAAGCCCAATATAAATACCACAAGTAGCAAATTATTCGTGGGGAGGGAAACGGTAAATAACGGAGCTAGTTTCAGAGAAAATTTTGATGGGCAAATAGATGAGGTTAGAATTTATGATAGAGCATTAAACGAGTTAGAAGTTGAAGAGGATAAGGCAAGTCTGGCCCCTTTAAATGGAGTGGTAAGCAGTTATACTTTTGATGATAAAAATGGTACAGATATAAACGATGAAGAAGGAAATAACAATGGAACTCTCGTTGGTTCTAATGAAGAGAATTTTGTTGAAGGTATTTTAAAGCAAAATCAGGTAACACTTACAGTTACCGATCAAAACGGGAATTCCGCTACTGCTACTGCAATAGTAACAGTAGAAGACAATATCGCTGCCGAAGTATTGACTCAAGATATTACAGTTCAATTGGATGAATTGGGAATGGCTACCATTACTCCAGAAATGATCGATAATGGATCTAACGACGCTTGTGGTATTGAAAGTCTTGGTTTGGATATTACTGATTTTACCTGTGAAAATATAGGTGAGAATACAGTAACTCTAAGCGCTACCGATGTTAATGGCAATGAATCTTCAGCCACTGCAGTTGTTACTGTAGAAGATAATATCGCTGCTGAAGTATTGACTCAAAATATTACGGTTCAACTGGATGAGCTTGGAATGGCTTCTATTACCCCAGATATGATCGATAATGGGTCAAACGATACCTGTGGTATTGAAAGTCTTGGTTTGGATATTACTGATTTTACTTGTGAAAATATAGGTGAAAATATAGTAACGCTAACAGCTACCGATGTTAATGGGAATGAATCTTCAGCAACTGCTTTGGTAACCGTAGAAGATAATGTAGCTCCTATAGTGGAAACTCAATCTATCACGGTTCAGCTTGATGCTAATGGAGTGGCTTCAATTACCCCAGAAGATATCGATAACGGTTCTTCCGATAATTGTGAGATTGATACGATAAGTTTGGATATCACAGAATTTAGCTGTGCTGATGTAGATAATCCCGTAGCTGTTACCTTAACGGTAATTGATGTAAATGGAAACGAATCTTCAGCTAGCGCTACGGTAACAGTAGAAGACAATGTAGCCCCTGTAGTGGAAACTCAATCTATCACGGTTCAGCTTGATGCAAACGGAGTAGCTTCAATTACTCCTGAAGATATTGATAACGGCTCTTTAGATAACTGTGAGATCGACACGATGAGTTTGGATATCACAGAATTTAGCTGTGCTGATGTAGATAATCCTGTAACTGTTACCTTAACGGTAATTGACGTAAATGGCAATGAATCTTCAGCAACTGCTACGGTAATGGTAGAAGACAATGTAGCTCCTGTAGTGGAAACTCAACCTATCACGGTTCAGCTTGATGCAAACGGAGTAGCTTCAATTACTCCTGAAGATATCGATAAGGGTTCTTCCGATAATTGTGAGATCGATACGATGAGTTTGGATATTACCAGCTTTGACTGTGCTGATGTCGATAATCCTGTAACGGTTACTTTAACGGTAATTGATGTAAATGGGAATGAATCTTCATCAACCGCTACGGTAATAGTAGAAGACAACGTAGCTCCTATAGTAGAAACTCAACCTATCACGGTTCAGCTTGATGCTAATGGAGTGGCTTCAATTACACCGGAAGATATCGATAACGGTTCTTCCGATAATTGTGAGATCGATACGATGAGTTTGGATGTCACTGAATTTAGTTGTGTAGATGTCGATAATCCTGTAACAGTTACCCTAGCGGTAATTGACGTAAATGGGAATGAATCCTCAGCAACCGCTACGGTAATAGTAGAAGACAATGTAGCTCCTGTTCCTGATGTTGCTGAACTTCAAGATGTAATAGTAAAATGTGAAGTTCTAACCGGAAGGATTACTGCCCCAACAGCTACAGATAATTGCGGAGTATTGACTGCGACAACTTTAGATCCGCTGACTTATAACGAACCAGGATCTTATACTATTACCTGGAATTTTGATGATGGAAACGGAAATACCGCTATGCAAACGCAAAACGTGATTGTAGAACCGTCACCGTTAAATGAGGTAACTTTTGATGACGCAAATTTTGTGTATAATGAAAGTGAACATAGACTGGAAGTAAAAAACCTTCCTGAAGGTGCTTCTGTTGATTATACTATTTCTTCTGAAACTGGAACACAAAACGGGGCTATAAATGCAGGGGTTTATACAGTAACGGCAAATCTTTCTTCAGGAATTGAAACTTGTCCAGATACTGAATTGACTGCTACCCTTACTATTTTAAAAGCAGAGGCAATGATCACTGCAGACGCTACACAAACGTTCACTTATGACGGAACGGTTAAGAATGTTGTAGCAGCGCTAAATCATTCAGAAAGTGATTTGACCTATACTCCTGAAGAAGGTTTTATCGAAGTAGGAATATATCCTATAACTATTTCTTCAGCAGAAACAGAGAATTACCTTGCCTCTACAAAAGAAGTGTCTTTGGTAATTGAAAAGGCTGAAATTACGGGAGTAACTTTTGAAGGGAATACTGAACCTTTTGTTTATAATGGAAATGAACAGAGTATTTTTGTAACCGGTCTTCCCGAAGCTGCTACGGTAACGTATACCAATAACGGGAAAACTAATGCAGGTACTTACACGGTTACCGCCACAGTGAGCCAGCCTGGATATGAAGATCTGGTGCTAACTGCGAATATGTTAATTGAAAAAGCATCGCAAAGCATCACTTTCAATGAACTTGAAGATTTAGATCAACTAACAGATGAATATTTACAATTAGATGCAACTTCAACTTCGGGCTTACCTGTAATGTATTCTTATACCTATGAGACAGAAGATCCTGCTGCTACAGTTGGTCCTCGAGGATTTGTAAGAGTTTTAGGTGGAGGGCAAATCACTATTACAGCTACTCAGGCAGGAAACCAGAATTATGAAGCTGCTGCTTCCGTGGTAAGAACGCTTACGATAAGTGGCAGTGAAGCTCGATTAGTTAATGCGGTTATCAACGGAACTCCTTATTCCAATCCTAGTGAAGATATTTACTATCTCATTGGTTGTGGAAACTCCGAAGATGAGGTTCAAATTGAACTGGAACATAATCTAGGGGCAACAATAGATCGCGATAATATCTTCACGATGAGTACACCGGTTCCTGGTATTTACAGAGAAACGGTAATAGTAACTTCAGAAGATGGAAATTTAAGCAGAACCTATAACATTACAGTAGAGAAGAATTTCAATTTCGAGGATATCGTAGTTCAGAAATTTAACAATGTATTACTGGTTAATAATAATCCTGAGACCAACGGCGGGTACAAATTTGTGAGTTACCGCTGGTATAAAGATGGTTCCGTAATCGGAAATGGTCAATACTATTCCGCAGGGAATAATGCTGATGATCAACTGAACGCTGATAGTTCTTACTACGTGGTAATGGAAACTGAGGATGGAGAATTTTTAAGAACCTGTACTTCTGCGATTCAGTTAAGGAGTTCTTTAAATGTTGCTTTAGCACCAAACCCGGTTAATTCTGGAGGAACTATGGAACTTTTAGCAGATTTCCCTAAAGACGAACTTGAGACTATGAATCTTTCAATACATAATCTTAACGGAATGCTTATTAAGCAAATGAAATCGAATAATAAGAGTACAAGCATAGCTTTACCATACAATCTTGAAATGGGAGTCTATATTCTTAAAATTGAAACTAAGAATATTCGTAGATCTCTCAAATTCATCATAAAATAA